The DNA sequence CCAACGCTCCATATGCACTACATCCAACCAAAGCAAGAATGCTGGTAGTCCACTGCTAATCGGTGTTTGCTCGGATAAAGGGCGGATATACGACAACCACGGCCCAGCGATCACCATGCTCAACACTACGGTGCACATCCCCCCGATGGTCAATTCTCGCACCGATCGGCGCCGGAAAGAGGCGACCGCGATCACTAGCAGTGCCAAAGGCAAGAGCACCAAGGTATAGAACTTGGTCAGGCGCGTCAAGCCCAGAAGAATGCCCAACGCGACATAATCCAGAGTTCTCCGTTCTCCCTTGAGGATACGCACCAGAACAAGCAGTACCAGAGACGATAGAGCAATCGCTAGGTTGTCGTTGTTGATCATTGCGCTGATATATATGAACTGGGGAACGAACGCATTGATGGCCGCGGCCCCCGCTGCAACCCATGGCTCATCGGGATAGAATTGGCGGGCGATGGCATAAGTGGTAACAATGGTAACAACGCCGAAAATGGTTGAAAGTAGACGAACCAGGTGCCATGACAACACGACGCCCCGATAAGGTAAGCCCTCGTCGGCGGTGTGCATAACCGCATGCTCAATCAGCACTTCGCTTGGAATACTGTGGCGCGGGTAGAGATTAGGGTCAAGAAGTTTGAGCGTAGGGCCATCCGAAGTATCCACCCAAGCGGTCGCGATCGCGCCTATGATGTGATAGAGGGGCGGTTCGTGCCCTTTATAGCCTGCTGTGGCGCGCTCACTGGCCGTCTGGGGCAGCCGGTGGATCTGGAGGATGTACTGGATGAACTGGAAGTGGGCCAGTTCGTCTGGAGCTTCGCCCAAGGGAACCGTTATATTGTAAACCAAACAGAGGGCGAGGAACGCCATCAGGATAGCGAGCAATATCCAGTGCCGAGATAGATGGGTCAGTATTCCTGGCGAAACATTTGGCATAGGGAATTCTCTTCGTCCCATCGCTACGCCTCGGCTCACGATTCGGCGGGCAAAACCCGCACTTTGCTCAGGAACGCGCGGTCATCCACCACTTGGCCGCCTTCCCCCAGTACACTAAGGCGTTTTTCGCCCAGGTAAAATCCTATCTCAATCTCGTAAACTCCAGCCGGCGTCTGGTCATTCAATCTCAATTCATAGTGATCCTCGATAACCTGACCTGGCACCCAGGTGGAGGTAGGCGCATTACCGCCCTGCGGCCAACTGTCCATCTGTGCCCAGATACTGTTATTGGGACCTAAAACGTGGGTGAAAACGCTGTAATTGTCCCGTACAGGGCGGAGGCATTTCCAGAACAGCGTTAGGTGAAAGGTTTCGCCTGGTCGGGCTACCTGGCGGTCTAGATCATAGCCAACCAGCGCAATGCAGTTGTCGAAATTGATATACACGGGATTTGGAATGCCCTCCTGAGGGCTAACCGCAATGGTAATCTCGCCGAATCGCACGTGATCACCGACAGGTTTTCCCTCTATGTAGGCAGGCAGACGTTGGCCAGTTTCTACTGTGTACAGGCCTACCTCAACCTGTGCCGCTTCTGTGGCGAGTGCCACCGGAGATACCTTGAGGGCATAGGTATCCCGAATAGTATCCCCTGGCTTCCACAGGGTGGTAGGGAATTTTCCCAACCCGGGGTATGTGTCCCTCTGGCCGAGGATCAAATCGCCTGGCGCCAGCAGGTGCACGAAAACGCTATAATTGCGCTCCATCTCTTTTTGTGCTTGCCAGTATAGTGTCACCTCGAGCCAGTCGCCGGGTCCCACTGCATCCGCACTTAATTCGTAGCCCAGCAGGGTAATCTCGTCGTTGAATGAGACGTGCAGTGGATTGAGAATGGCGGCTGTTTCTGTCGGTGATAGGAGAGCAGGCCTGGCGTAGGCAGGGGCAATGTATATGAAGGGAGCAACGATCGCAATGGCGAACATAAGCGCAGCCAAAGCCGCCATGCTCCATGGCCGGACACGTGGTGGCGACAGATGCCACAAACCGAGCGCCACGATAAAGGCAATACAGGGCAGGGCAGGGAAGAGGTGTCGCCCTTGCGACGCTATTGTCATCAGGGTCCAGCGCACGAAAGAGGCGAAAAGGATGATAGGCCAGGCCATAAGCAGGGTGATTTTCAGCCAACGTTCGGTGTGGAAACGCCGCTGTAGCCAGGCCCAGACCAGCGCTAAGACACAACTGAGCACGCCGATCTCAGCAATCGCTGTCAGCAGTTGATAGATCCAATGGGCCATCGGTACATTCACTCCGCCGAAAAAGCCCCAGAACGACATAATGAATCCCCAGCGCTCCCCCCACAACTGAAGCAAAGTGGGCGTTGGGTGACGCGGCCCGGCAATGGTAACGAAGACATTGAGGCCCGTGAAATCACCATAGAGCAGCCAATTGCGAATGTACCACCAGCCGGCCACCACTGTCACGCAGGAGAAGACAATAGCACATCCTCGAACCAGGAAGGACCATTCTTTTCGCTGCCAACTTACCAATATCAGCGCCAACATTGCCAATGGCAACAAACCCAGCCCACTCAGTTTCGAAAGCGCCGCCAACCCGATGACCAAGCCCAATAATGCCAGATGGCCGCATCCCGCCCAGCGCTGAGATACCAGACGCACCATCATCCATACCGCAACAGCGCATAGGGCTGTGGCCAGGGTATCGTTATTCACTGATCCGCTAATGAAAAGGAACATAGGATTGAAGGCCGTGAAAGCCGCCGCGCCCACTGCCAGGGGTTCCCTCTCGGGGAATACTTCAACGCAGATGCGATAGGTACACCACACGGTCACTAGCCCCACGAAGACACTGAGTGCGCGGATGATGTGCACTGCCAGCACTGTCCCTTGGTAGGGAAATCTCTCGCGATCAGTATGCACTATCATGTTGATATTGCCGTCGGGGGTGGGAATGCCGATGTCTGCGTGAGGATTGCGCCACAGTATTTCACTAAGGTCGCTCGTGTCAATCCAGAAGGTAGCAAGTGCGGCCACGGCGTAATACAAAGGAGGCTGGCTGCCTTCCTGTCGCCAGAGTTGCTGGGCCGTCGGGTCCTGAATGGGCAGGCCATGCCCGTCAGCAATGTGTTTGACAAATGGATAGTGCCACAGTTCATCTGAAGCCTCGAAAATGGGCGTGACCACACTGTAAATAAGCCCCAGAAGCACGTAAGCACTTAGTACCGAAATGATAGCCCAGTGTGTTTTCCACTCAGCGCGCCAGGACGGCACGGTAAACCTCCAGCGTCTGCTGTGCAATTTTCTCCCAGCGGAATAACTCCGACAACTTGCGCGCCCCTTCCCTCAGCCTTTGCCGAACTTGTGGATCGCTCATCAGCGTTGTAACTCGCGCGGCGATCGCCTCCGCATCATCTACGGAGACCAGGGCCACGTTTTCTCCATCAACCAGTTCCGGCGTCTCGACCTGTGGGTATGTAGTGACAATGGGCAACCCATGGGCCAGTGCGGCCATGAAACTACCGCGTCGGAAACTGGCACCATCGCGGTATGGAAGCACCACGACATCTGTTGCCAACAGGTTCGCTGATACCTCTTCGGCAGGTGTGTACCCCGTCCACTGGACTCGTTTGCGCAACCCTGATTCTTCTATGAGCCGGTCAATGCCTGCGGCGTAAGCGATGTTCGTCGGGTCACTTGAACCAGTGCGCCCACCTATCATGAGCAACATTGCTGGCTTTCCTGTGTCCACCAATAACCTCAATGCTCGGATCAGCGTTTCCCCACCCTTGCTGGCGTTCAAAAAACCGAAATAGCCCAGGAGCCAATCCTCTGCCCGCACGCCCCAGCGCGCACGCCAGGCATCTCGATTATAGTCAGCAGGCGGATGAGGGCAGATGTTGCTGCCGATTGGGATAAGGTGCGGTTCCCGAGGCCTCATCCATGCCCGAAGTTGTAGGAAATCCTCGCGGTTGGTAGCGATAGCTACCTGACTTTCCCGAGCCAATGCCTTGTTCACCCAGGCCCGCAAAGGCCCTGCCTTGGGGAAGAGATATGGCACGCGCACGTCGTGAAATGTAACTACGATTGGCACGCGTCGCCTTACCCAGCGTGAAGCCAGTGGATACAAATTGATGGCTGGATGCAGGTGGTAGGCTGCTGTCTGGTACTGAATATGGACTACGTCGGCGTGCAGGGTTTGCACATATTGGTGGATCGCAGGCCAGCACCTCCACCCCCAGTTCGGAATGACGCGATGCACTGGTAGTGGCTCCGAGGGTTCACTATCACCAACGCCCGTGACCACGACGATTTCAGCACCCAAACTGCACAGGGCACGACCTAACTCGCGGGTGAAATCGCCCACTCCACCTTGTTGTGGTGGGTATTCGGCGGTCAGCAGGACAACTCTCACGCTATCCCCTTTGTAGGAGTGCGCAGGCCTGAGCGGAGCACCTGTGCATAGGCACGCACCCGCTCTGCCCTTAGCGACCGTTTGTGGCCGATCAGCCACTTCAGTCCCTCGAGGACCATCTGATAGAAATATGTGCCCAGCAAAAACCAACGTAGTATTTCGCCCCAAAGGCCAAAATACTTGCGGAAGTAATACACCTTGCTGCTCTGAAAATAGATGTGGCGCTGTGGCACTACCTGGCTACTCGAGCGGCCCTCGTAGTGTACTACCCGTGCCGACGGCAAGTAGACCACGTGCCAGCCACGTTTTACCAACCGATGGCACCAGTCCATCTCCTCAGAGTACATGAAAAAGCCCTCGTCCAGCGGTCCTACCTGATCAAGAGCCTCCCGTCGCATCATCAAGCACGCTCCCACCACCCAATCTACTTCTTGCTCTTCCTCATCAGAACGGTCCAAACAGTAATAACGGCTGAGGATGCGATTGTGCGGGAACCATTGCTGCAGGATCGTGCTTTCCAGGAAGGCGGTTGCCAGTGTGGGGAAACGACGCCGCGAAGACTGCACATGACCGTCGGGGTAGATTAGTCTGGGTCCAAGTGCGCCTACGCTGGGGTGTGCATCCATATAACGCACCATGGTCGAAAGGGCACCGTCTAACACCTCGGTGTCAGGATTGAGTAACAAGATATAGCGCCCCTTGGCGGTAGCAATGCCCTGGTTGTTCGCCGTTGTGAAACCCGCGTTGCGTTCGTTGGCGACCAGCTGCACTTGAGGGAAGCACTCCCTTACCATCTGAGGGCTGCCGTCCGTTGAGGCGTTATCCACCACGATGACCTCGATCTCCAGTCCATCGCTGGCATGGAAGACCGATTCCAGGCAATGCGCCAAGAGATCTTTCACGTTCCAGTTCACTATCACTATAGAAAGGTCTATCATACCGGACCCCGCTGGAGATGGTTGCCGACAAGGGGTGTATGCAGTTCGCTCTGTGTGGATAGGCTCAAAAGCCGAAGAGACGGCGAGCGTTCACCGTTGTGGCCTGGGCGATTGATTGAAAAGAAATCCCCCGCGTTTCTGCTACCTTCGTGGCTATGAGGCGCAGATAAACGGGTTCATTGCGCCGACCCCGGTATGGCATCGGTGCCAGATAGGGACAGTCTGTCTCTACTAGCAATCGTTCTAACGGTACCCTCGCTATTACTTCTCGCAATCTAATCGCGTTCGGAAAGGTGACAGAACCAGCGGTCGAAATGTAGAACCCCATTTGAATGGCTTCTTGGGCTGTCTCCAGGCTGCCAGAGAAACAGTGCATCACACCCTGTAGCCCTGCTCCGTCTGCCTGTAGCATCTCCAACACCTCTCGGTGTGCGTCTCGATCGTGAACGATAATGGGCAACCCCAATTCTTTGGCCATCCTTAGTTGTGCTCGGAAGGCGCGTCGCTGATCGGGGGCAGGCGACAAGTTACGGTAGAAGTCCAATCCAATTTCACCGATAGCGATCACTCGGGGATGCTTTGCCAATTGCCGTAATTCTTCCCAAGTCCTTTTGTCCGTTTCCTTTGCCTCATGAGGATGCACTCCCACTGCAGCGAATACGCCTTCATACGCCTCCGCAATCGCCACAGCGCTCTTACTGGAAGTGATATTTGTGCCCACAGTGATAATGAAATGCACGCCGGCCGCCACTGCGCGGCGGATGGTTTCTTCCAAATCGTGCTCGAACTGAGGATCATCTAAGTGGGCGTGTGTATCAACCAAGACAGGCACATCTGTGGTAGCCACTACGAATCCTGCTCCAACCCAGCGATTTCCAGCCCTGCTTCCAGGATGGGCTGCACCAAATCCTGGCGTGTGGTTTCCGTATAGATGCGGATAAGGGGTTCCGTCCCAGAGAAGCGGATGAGCAGCCAGCTCCCGTCCTCTAAGTTGAACTTGAAGCCGTCTTTAGAATCTATGTGCAACACCTTAAGTCCGGCAATCTGGTCACATCGGCAGGATTGGACACGGGAGGTTACTTCGCCCCGATCTTCAGGCGGAAAATGGACGTCTATCCGGTCGTAGTAGTGGGGCCCAACTAGCGAGTACAGATATTCGACAAGCCTGGAAGGTGACATATCTTTCCGAATCATCAGATCCAGCAGGAAGAGCCCCGCTACAATGCCATCGCGTTCGGGGATATGCCCTTTGAATCCGAAACCACCGCTTTCTTCACCGCCGAAGATCGCATCTTTCTCCATCATCATCGGCCCTACGTATTTGAAACCCACTGGCGTTTCATAAACCGGCAGATCGTATAACTTCGCCAATTTGTTGGCCATCGCAGTCGTGGTAACAGTTTTAATGATAGGGCCGCGCATTCCTCGGACTTCAAGTAGGTAGAGCAAAAGCAGCCCGTAGACCTGCAACTGGTTGATGAAGTTGCCCTGCTCATCCATGAGGCCGATGCGGTCAGCGTCTCCGTCAGTGGCCAGCCCTGCGTTAGCCTTGTGCTCAGCGATAGCCTGGGCCAGTGCTTTGAGGTTGTGGTCAATGGGCTCGGGATGATCGAGGCCCGGGAAAAGCGGGTTGCGGACGTTGTGGATTTCAATCACTTTCGTTGTGCCATCATCCAGCAAAGTTGGGAAGTAACCCATCCCTGCGCCAAACATAGCATCTACAACAACGGTTAACCCCGCCTTTTTAATAGCCTCTACATTCACCAGCCTTTTCACTTGTTCTAAGTATGCTGGACGGGGGTCGAGGTCTCTCACGAGCCCCTTCTCACGGGCCCGCTCGAGGTCTATGTACCTCACCTGGATTTTACCCGCCTGGGTTGCGCTAATGTGCTTCTCCAAGGCAGCGACAACTTGAGGGGAGGCGCTGCCCGCGTAGTCTGGTTTGTACTTGAAGCCATTCCAGATGCCAGGATTGTGACTGGCGGTAATGATGGCAGCGCCGGCGGCCTTGCGATCCAGGATAGCCCAAGAAATGGCGGGTGTGGGCGCGGGCCGGTCACATAGATAGGCGACGATGCCGTTCCCTGCCATTACTTCCGCCACAGCCGCGCCGAAGTTCTCGGACAAGAAGCGCGTGTCATAGCCTACTATCAGGCCGCGTTGAGTGTCGTTAGTCTCCTTCAGATACTCGGCCACAGCCTGTGCACAGATGCGCACATTCTCAAATGTGAAATCCTCAGCGATGATCGC is a window from the Chloroflexota bacterium genome containing:
- a CDS encoding glycosyltransferase family 2 protein; this translates as MIDLSIVIVNWNVKDLLAHCLESVFHASDGLEIEVIVVDNASTDGSPQMVRECFPQVQLVANERNAGFTTANNQGIATAKGRYILLLNPDTEVLDGALSTMVRYMDAHPSVGALGPRLIYPDGHVQSSRRRFPTLATAFLESTILQQWFPHNRILSRYYCLDRSDEEEQEVDWVVGACLMMRREALDQVGPLDEGFFMYSEEMDWCHRLVKRGWHVVYLPSARVVHYEGRSSSQVVPQRHIYFQSSKVYYFRKYFGLWGEILRWFLLGTYFYQMVLEGLKWLIGHKRSLRAERVRAYAQVLRSGLRTPTKGIA
- a CDS encoding glycosyltransferase family 39 protein yields the protein MPSWRAEWKTHWAIISVLSAYVLLGLIYSVVTPIFEASDELWHYPFVKHIADGHGLPIQDPTAQQLWRQEGSQPPLYYAVAALATFWIDTSDLSEILWRNPHADIGIPTPDGNINMIVHTDRERFPYQGTVLAVHIIRALSVFVGLVTVWCTYRICVEVFPEREPLAVGAAAFTAFNPMFLFISGSVNNDTLATALCAVAVWMMVRLVSQRWAGCGHLALLGLVIGLAALSKLSGLGLLPLAMLALILVSWQRKEWSFLVRGCAIVFSCVTVVAGWWYIRNWLLYGDFTGLNVFVTIAGPRHPTPTLLQLWGERWGFIMSFWGFFGGVNVPMAHWIYQLLTAIAEIGVLSCVLALVWAWLQRRFHTERWLKITLLMAWPIILFASFVRWTLMTIASQGRHLFPALPCIAFIVALGLWHLSPPRVRPWSMAALAALMFAIAIVAPFIYIAPAYARPALLSPTETAAILNPLHVSFNDEITLLGYELSADAVGPGDWLEVTLYWQAQKEMERNYSVFVHLLAPGDLILGQRDTYPGLGKFPTTLWKPGDTIRDTYALKVSPVALATEAAQVEVGLYTVETGQRLPAYIEGKPVGDHVRFGEITIAVSPQEGIPNPVYINFDNCIALVGYDLDRQVARPGETFHLTLFWKCLRPVRDNYSVFTHVLGPNNSIWAQMDSWPQGGNAPTSTWVPGQVIEDHYELRLNDQTPAGVYEIEIGFYLGEKRLSVLGEGGQVVDDRAFLSKVRVLPAES
- a CDS encoding TatD family hydrolase, which encodes MPVLVDTHAHLDDPQFEHDLEETIRRAVAAGVHFIITVGTNITSSKSAVAIAEAYEGVFAAVGVHPHEAKETDKRTWEELRQLAKHPRVIAIGEIGLDFYRNLSPAPDQRRAFRAQLRMAKELGLPIIVHDRDAHREVLEMLQADGAGLQGVMHCFSGSLETAQEAIQMGFYISTAGSVTFPNAIRLREVIARVPLERLLVETDCPYLAPMPYRGRRNEPVYLRLIATKVAETRGISFQSIAQATTVNARRLFGF
- a CDS encoding glycosyltransferase family 4 protein — encoded protein: MRVVLLTAEYPPQQGGVGDFTRELGRALCSLGAEIVVVTGVGDSEPSEPLPVHRVIPNWGWRCWPAIHQYVQTLHADVVHIQYQTAAYHLHPAINLYPLASRWVRRRVPIVVTFHDVRVPYLFPKAGPLRAWVNKALARESQVAIATNREDFLQLRAWMRPREPHLIPIGSNICPHPPADYNRDAWRARWGVRAEDWLLGYFGFLNASKGGETLIRALRLLVDTGKPAMLLMIGGRTGSSDPTNIAYAAGIDRLIEESGLRKRVQWTGYTPAEEVSANLLATDVVVLPYRDGASFRRGSFMAALAHGLPIVTTYPQVETPELVDGENVALVSVDDAEAIAARVTTLMSDPQVRQRLREGARKLSELFRWEKIAQQTLEVYRAVLAR
- a CDS encoding phosphoglucomutase/phosphomannomutase family protein, whose amino-acid sequence is MSGVIKFGTDGWRAIIAEDFTFENVRICAQAVAEYLKETNDTQRGLIVGYDTRFLSENFGAAVAEVMAGNGIVAYLCDRPAPTPAISWAILDRKAAGAAIITASHNPGIWNGFKYKPDYAGSASPQVVAALEKHISATQAGKIQVRYIDLERAREKGLVRDLDPRPAYLEQVKRLVNVEAIKKAGLTVVVDAMFGAGMGYFPTLLDDGTTKVIEIHNVRNPLFPGLDHPEPIDHNLKALAQAIAEHKANAGLATDGDADRIGLMDEQGNFINQLQVYGLLLLYLLEVRGMRGPIIKTVTTTAMANKLAKLYDLPVYETPVGFKYVGPMMMEKDAIFGGEESGGFGFKGHIPERDGIVAGLFLLDLMIRKDMSPSRLVEYLYSLVGPHYYDRIDVHFPPEDRGEVTSRVQSCRCDQIAGLKVLHIDSKDGFKFNLEDGSWLLIRFSGTEPLIRIYTETTRQDLVQPILEAGLEIAGLEQDS